In the genome of Chryseobacterium arthrosphaerae, one region contains:
- a CDS encoding GLPGLI family protein: protein MKKTVLIAAAAAGFWAKAQTHRFVYDVMYKKDAASEVVTKENYHLDIHPDRSEYYQRDFFVADSLITNNIPFPKGSKLNTSTIVSHKKGEEFYDEYDLLENTVLKLQSKDTQTWQLTNENKKVKDLTLQKATTHYGGRNWTAWFSKEIPFQDGPYKFHGLPGLIVELYDDKSNYKFELVKSVKLDQPVNNMFIKMSKEMSVPVTLEKYKSTKLAYYDSPVNFIRNGQEGDQFFLNDGTKVNASNRREINDRMRENIKKYNNPINLDTKINYQ, encoded by the coding sequence ATGAAGAAAACAGTACTTATTGCAGCGGCGGCTGCCGGATTCTGGGCAAAAGCTCAAACTCACCGTTTTGTCTACGATGTTATGTATAAAAAGGATGCAGCTTCAGAAGTTGTGACCAAAGAAAATTATCACCTTGATATTCATCCGGACAGAAGTGAGTATTATCAGAGGGATTTTTTCGTCGCCGATTCACTGATCACGAATAATATTCCTTTCCCGAAAGGCTCGAAACTCAACACTTCCACTATTGTTTCCCACAAAAAAGGAGAGGAGTTTTACGATGAATATGATCTGCTTGAAAATACAGTGCTTAAACTTCAGTCGAAAGACACTCAAACCTGGCAACTGACCAACGAAAACAAAAAAGTAAAAGATCTCACCCTGCAAAAAGCAACCACCCACTACGGCGGCAGAAACTGGACTGCATGGTTTTCCAAAGAAATTCCTTTCCAGGACGGACCCTATAAATTTCATGGACTTCCGGGACTGATCGTAGAGCTGTACGATGATAAAAGTAACTATAAATTTGAACTCGTAAAATCCGTTAAGCTGGATCAGCCGGTCAACAATATGTTCATTAAGATGTCTAAGGAAATGAGTGTTCCTGTTACATTAGAAAAATATAAAAGCACAAAGCTTGCGTACTATGATTCTCCTGTCAATTTCATCAGAAACGGACAGGAAGGTGATCAGTTTTTCCTGAATGACGGAACTAAAGTGAATGCTTCCAACAGAAGAGAGATCAATGACAGAATGAGAGAAAATATCAAAAAATATAACAATCCTATCAATCTGGATACGAAAATTAATTATCAGTAA
- a CDS encoding DEAD/DEAH box helicase gives MAEYILENISIGTLSVYDLLKHTTDTTFIGIRDFHEIYPAAIENNTGIFTKKSPLQDFPVVTISLIGSSLLCSCTCDSPHGQLCSHQTEIIHAILEEKKFRVFFDDILRRKMLIPKAKSYGLEHEPDLDTYFRIEYNDGKIEILPKIKEMLPVDEIMFQRDLLPQEPSGPDELTVTETGKKQILVMGKHRYYNHLVFSLMEAESTQTGKIKNPVTPVDAMQLIWKAEKPQEIKFYTAIHSFQSNYNEDYNASELEALKRIVENPLGLEVYYHDRKIAENMSAKSLTPVELNTLDAEVQLSVFKKDPFFEITGELQFNDISVPFKNIVLRNEYFVYNQNIFSLVAHPDMLKIIRFFKANNEILLIHSSKYEAFMKNILSNLEERIQINYSYIQKATKVQLEDRNYQIEKVIYLRQQENYIGITPVMKYGEVEVPVYSRKQIFDTDQNGNPFKIERNEAAEARFTSLVMMQHPDFEDQMDGYQYFYLHRDKFLDNNWFLDAFEIWRNEGVTILGFNELKNNKLNPHRAKINIQITSGLDWFNAKLKVGFGPKEATLKQLHRTLRNKSKFVQLDDGSLGILPEEWIDKLTAYFQAGEIDEDLLKIPKISFTEISSLFEKEVLSKEVQNEVMTYSSKFSKVKSIPEVKVPDALKAELRDYQHHGLNWLNFLDEFNFGGCLADDMGLGKTVQIIAFILSQREKRGHTTNLIVVPTSLLFNWQEEISRFAPSVKVLLHYGADRPKTTGHMADYEVVLTSYGMLLSDIRFLKAFHFNYIFLDESQTIKNPNSERYKAARLLQARNRIVLTGTPVENSTFDLYSQLSFACPGLLGSKQYFKDIYAIPIDKFEYSKRALELQQKIRPFILRRTKKQVARELPEKTETVIYCEMNAEQRRIYDAYEKELREFIAANDDDELNKNSMHVLTGLTRLRQICNSPVLIKEGYSGEHAVKVEILMEQILGKSKDHKILVFSQFVGMLDLIKAELEKHNIRFEYLTGQTKDRGEKVTNFQTNKEVRVFLISLKAGGIGLNLTQADYIYLVDPWWNPAIENQAIDRSYRIGQTKNVIAVRMICSNTVEEKILTLQKKKQQLAQNLLKTDGTTLQGLSKQDLMDLLESDS, from the coding sequence ATGGCAGAATATATTCTTGAAAACATCAGTATCGGCACCCTTTCCGTCTATGATCTTCTGAAACATACTACAGACACTACCTTTATCGGAATCAGGGATTTTCATGAAATTTATCCTGCTGCTATTGAAAATAATACCGGTATTTTTACGAAGAAATCTCCACTTCAGGATTTTCCTGTGGTTACCATAAGCCTGATTGGCAGCTCTCTTCTATGTTCCTGTACATGTGACAGCCCTCATGGACAGCTTTGTTCACATCAGACAGAAATTATTCATGCTATTTTGGAAGAGAAGAAATTCCGGGTCTTTTTTGATGATATTCTCCGCAGAAAAATGCTGATTCCTAAGGCTAAAAGTTATGGTCTGGAACACGAACCGGATCTTGACACCTATTTCCGGATAGAATATAACGATGGAAAAATTGAGATCCTGCCCAAAATCAAAGAAATGCTTCCGGTTGATGAGATCATGTTTCAGAGAGACCTTCTTCCTCAGGAACCTTCGGGGCCGGATGAACTGACCGTAACAGAAACAGGCAAGAAACAGATCCTGGTAATGGGCAAACACCGCTATTACAATCATCTGGTATTTTCTCTGATGGAAGCAGAAAGTACACAGACGGGAAAAATTAAAAATCCCGTGACTCCTGTGGATGCCATGCAGCTGATATGGAAGGCTGAGAAGCCTCAGGAAATCAAATTCTATACAGCCATTCATTCTTTCCAAAGTAATTACAATGAAGACTATAATGCTTCCGAACTGGAGGCATTAAAACGTATTGTAGAGAATCCACTGGGACTGGAAGTATATTATCATGACCGGAAAATTGCAGAAAACATGTCTGCCAAGTCCCTGACTCCTGTTGAATTAAATACTTTAGATGCAGAGGTACAACTTTCTGTATTTAAGAAAGATCCGTTTTTTGAAATAACAGGAGAATTACAGTTTAATGATATTTCTGTTCCTTTTAAAAATATTGTTCTCAGAAATGAATACTTCGTATATAACCAAAACATTTTCAGCCTAGTAGCCCATCCGGACATGCTGAAAATCATCAGGTTTTTTAAAGCTAATAATGAGATTCTGCTGATTCATTCTTCTAAATATGAGGCATTTATGAAGAACATACTCTCCAACCTGGAAGAACGTATCCAAATCAATTACAGCTACATACAAAAAGCAACGAAAGTACAACTTGAAGACAGGAATTATCAGATAGAAAAGGTTATTTATCTGCGTCAACAGGAAAATTATATCGGCATTACTCCTGTCATGAAATATGGTGAAGTAGAAGTTCCGGTGTATTCCAGGAAGCAGATTTTTGATACGGATCAGAATGGAAATCCTTTTAAGATCGAAAGAAATGAAGCAGCCGAAGCACGTTTTACTTCCCTGGTCATGATGCAGCATCCTGATTTTGAAGACCAGATGGATGGCTATCAGTATTTTTATCTGCACAGGGATAAATTCCTGGACAATAACTGGTTTCTTGATGCCTTTGAAATATGGAGAAACGAAGGGGTAACCATTCTTGGCTTCAACGAACTAAAAAACAATAAGCTGAATCCGCACCGGGCGAAGATCAACATCCAGATTACCAGCGGGCTCGATTGGTTTAATGCAAAACTGAAAGTGGGATTTGGCCCCAAAGAAGCTACATTAAAACAGCTTCACAGAACCCTTCGCAATAAAAGTAAATTCGTACAGCTGGATGACGGTTCCCTCGGGATTCTTCCCGAAGAATGGATTGATAAGCTTACCGCCTATTTCCAGGCCGGGGAAATTGATGAGGACTTACTTAAAATTCCCAAGATCAGCTTTACAGAAATTTCTTCCCTTTTTGAAAAAGAAGTATTGAGTAAGGAAGTTCAGAATGAAGTAATGACCTATTCTTCAAAGTTTTCAAAGGTGAAAAGTATTCCTGAAGTAAAAGTTCCGGATGCATTGAAAGCTGAATTAAGAGATTACCAGCATCATGGCCTCAACTGGCTGAATTTTCTTGACGAGTTCAATTTCGGAGGATGTCTGGCTGACGATATGGGGCTGGGAAAAACGGTTCAGATCATTGCTTTTATCCTGTCGCAGAGAGAAAAACGGGGTCACACCACCAACCTTATTGTAGTTCCTACTTCCCTGCTCTTCAACTGGCAGGAAGAGATCAGCAGGTTTGCACCTTCTGTGAAAGTTTTACTGCATTATGGAGCTGACAGGCCGAAAACAACCGGTCATATGGCAGATTACGAAGTAGTTCTTACCAGCTATGGAATGCTGCTTTCTGACATCAGATTCCTTAAGGCTTTTCATTTTAATTATATTTTCCTTGATGAATCGCAAACGATCAAGAACCCTAATTCTGAAAGATATAAAGCAGCACGCCTCCTCCAGGCCCGGAACAGGATCGTACTGACAGGAACTCCGGTCGAAAACAGCACCTTTGACCTGTATAGCCAGCTTTCTTTTGCCTGTCCGGGACTTCTGGGCAGCAAACAGTATTTTAAGGACATTTACGCCATCCCTATTGATAAATTTGAGTACAGCAAACGTGCTCTTGAGCTTCAGCAGAAGATCAGGCCGTTCATTCTCCGCAGAACCAAGAAACAGGTAGCCAGAGAACTGCCTGAAAAAACGGAAACGGTGATCTATTGTGAAATGAATGCTGAACAGCGCAGAATCTATGATGCCTACGAAAAAGAACTCCGTGAATTTATTGCAGCCAATGACGATGATGAGCTGAATAAAAACAGTATGCATGTTCTTACCGGGCTTACCAGACTGCGGCAGATCTGTAATTCTCCGGTCCTTATCAAAGAAGGCTATTCCGGGGAGCATGCGGTAAAGGTTGAAATTCTGATGGAGCAGATCCTGGGAAAATCAAAAGATCATAAAATACTCGTATTCTCACAGTTTGTGGGAATGCTCGACCTTATCAAAGCAGAACTGGAAAAACACAATATCCGGTTTGAGTATCTCACCGGGCAAACTAAAGACAGAGGGGAAAAAGTTACTAATTTCCAAACCAATAAAGAAGTAAGGGTCTTTTTAATCAGTTTAAAAGCCGGAGGTATCGGGCTGAACCTTACCCAGGCTGATTATATATACCTTGTAGATCCCTGGTGGAATCCGGCGATTGAAAACCAGGCCATCGACCGCAGTTACAGGATTGGCCAGACTAAAAATGTCATTGCTGTGCGTATGATCTGTTCCAATACTGTAGAAGAGAAAATACTGACCCTGCAGAAAAAGAAGCAGCAGCTGGCCCAGAATCTCCTCAAAACGGATGGTACAACGCTTCAGGGATTATCAAAACAGGACCTTATGGACCTGCTGGAATCCGATTCTTAA
- a CDS encoding T9SS type A sorting domain-containing protein, with protein sequence MKKLNSILFLVAGIAAYAQPSITRSAIERINIPVTFKAGDVALTATPGPSGANVNWDFSAYAGANTSTSTMNVCPGEANCFRFPEANRITKPTLSDTYDFVSITDTEARMLGTYAGVGLGDITMTYTDPLIDFKFPATYLQQFTDNYQISTTGGTGSSAETGQVDYTADAYGTITTPTGTYSNVLRIKRMRTGTQTPGPFTYTNESYMWISQSAGIVFNFAINTFTFNGTTNVTKSISYPAAGALSTVDLDAEKEGISVYPNPGSDMISLTSKEDIKKIKVMSLEGKVVLTAENPKNIDISKLQKGVYILQGELKKGGSVSKKIIKK encoded by the coding sequence ATGAAAAAGCTAAATTCTATCTTATTTCTTGTTGCAGGAATAGCAGCGTATGCACAGCCTTCCATTACAAGATCTGCCATTGAAAGAATCAATATACCTGTTACATTTAAAGCCGGAGATGTAGCGCTGACGGCGACTCCCGGTCCTTCGGGCGCTAATGTGAACTGGGATTTTTCTGCCTATGCAGGAGCCAATACTTCTACCTCTACTATGAATGTATGCCCCGGGGAAGCCAACTGTTTCAGGTTTCCTGAAGCCAACAGGATTACCAAACCGACACTTTCCGATACCTATGACTTTGTTTCTATCACGGATACCGAAGCCAGAATGCTGGGAACGTATGCAGGTGTAGGATTGGGAGATATTACAATGACCTATACAGATCCTTTAATTGATTTTAAATTTCCGGCTACTTACCTGCAGCAGTTTACCGATAATTATCAGATCAGCACAACAGGCGGTACAGGAAGCTCAGCCGAAACAGGGCAGGTAGACTATACTGCAGATGCTTATGGTACGATTACAACTCCTACAGGGACTTATTCCAATGTTCTGAGAATCAAAAGAATGAGAACGGGTACGCAAACACCCGGTCCTTTCACCTATACCAATGAATCCTATATGTGGATCAGCCAGAGTGCAGGAATTGTATTTAATTTTGCAATCAATACTTTTACATTTAACGGAACTACCAATGTCACAAAAAGCATTTCTTATCCAGCTGCGGGAGCGTTGTCTACTGTTGATTTGGATGCTGAAAAAGAAGGTATTTCCGTATACCCGAATCCTGGTTCAGATATGATCAGTTTAACATCAAAAGAAGATATTAAGAAAATAAAGGTGATGTCTTTGGAAGGAAAAGTTGTTTTAACAGCAGAGAATCCTAAGAATATAGACATTTCAAAGCTTCAGAAAGGAGTGTATATCCTTCAGGGTGAACTGAAAAAAGGAGGTTCCGTTTCGAAAAAAATTATTAAAAAATAA
- a CDS encoding helix-turn-helix domain-containing protein: protein MIDIKPTFEGLYIEKYKANDIKAFDQRAGKLHKLIFCFVSEGALDFQISTFPFKIGNNSVIMLLPDTDLADVSCSDDLDMTVFFISLDFISSYSFLTVLLASEEIKLNPGIRMGSPAGKLIWSTVKLIEEYHYQTKEESTVEAVQYLLYALLEVISKLYLPVIKDNSLLQTRSKDIIDHFFELLNEQGHLQRSVIFYSDQLHLSPQYLSSLIKKETGKPIKQWISYMVIKHAKELLKTTSLSIKEVSNRLQFVDSSLFCRYFRRCTGITANAYRQNYKIRK, encoded by the coding sequence ATGATAGATATTAAGCCAACATTCGAAGGGTTATATATTGAGAAATATAAAGCAAATGATATCAAAGCGTTTGATCAAAGAGCCGGAAAGCTCCATAAACTGATATTCTGCTTTGTTTCAGAAGGTGCTCTGGATTTTCAGATCAGTACCTTTCCTTTTAAGATCGGGAATAATTCGGTCATTATGCTTCTGCCTGATACGGATCTGGCTGATGTTTCCTGTAGTGATGATCTGGATATGACCGTTTTTTTCATTTCGTTGGATTTTATCAGTTCTTATAGTTTTCTGACCGTTCTGCTTGCCAGTGAAGAAATTAAGCTCAATCCGGGAATACGGATGGGGTCTCCGGCCGGAAAGCTCATTTGGTCAACGGTAAAACTGATAGAGGAATACCATTATCAAACAAAAGAAGAAAGTACTGTAGAAGCTGTACAATATCTGCTTTATGCACTTCTTGAAGTGATTTCAAAACTTTATCTTCCGGTTATCAAAGACAACAGCCTTCTGCAGACCCGAAGCAAAGATATTATAGACCACTTTTTTGAATTACTGAATGAGCAGGGACATCTGCAAAGAAGCGTGATCTTCTATTCTGACCAGCTCCATCTTTCTCCTCAGTATCTGAGCAGTCTGATCAAAAAGGAAACCGGAAAGCCTATTAAACAGTGGATCAGCTACATGGTGATAAAACATGCCAAAGAACTCCTTAAGACCACTTCCCTTTCCATCAAAGAAGTCAGTAACCGGCTGCAATTTGTAGACTCTTCTCTTTTTTGCAGATATTTCAGACGATGCACAGGGATTACAGCCAATGCATACAGACAAAATTATAAGATCCGGAAATAA
- a CDS encoding helix-turn-helix domain-containing protein, with the protein MEKRDNSPLKISSISEMHDLLQLPKPLHPLVSLVDNTKMTISKDMLSRSFILNFYKISYKYSTVGKMGYGRGYYDFNEGGMMFTSPGQILSTDEGAEYCGYTLLVHPDFIRNYPLAKNIKNFGFFSYDTNEALHLSDQEKTTVTGLLDSITNELNTAIDEVTQDVIISYIEVLLNYSNRFYKRQFITRKAVNSDLLAKMDHILEDYFNQQETLTKGLPTVEFLASALHLSPHYLSDMLRNLTGQNAQQHIHEKLIEKAKEYLTTTSFSVSEVAYALGFEHPQSFNKLFKKKTDETPLSYRQSFN; encoded by the coding sequence ATGGAAAAGAGAGACAACAGTCCCCTGAAAATTTCATCCATTTCAGAGATGCATGACCTGCTGCAGCTTCCTAAGCCGCTTCATCCCCTGGTAAGCCTTGTGGACAATACCAAAATGACCATCAGTAAAGACATGCTGAGCAGAAGCTTTATTTTGAATTTTTATAAAATTTCCTATAAATACTCCACGGTCGGTAAAATGGGATACGGAAGAGGCTATTATGACTTTAATGAGGGCGGAATGATGTTTACCTCACCCGGCCAGATTCTTTCAACAGATGAAGGTGCTGAATATTGCGGGTATACTTTACTGGTGCATCCTGATTTTATCCGGAACTATCCGCTGGCAAAGAATATCAAAAACTTCGGTTTCTTTTCTTATGATACGAATGAGGCCCTTCACTTGTCAGATCAGGAAAAAACTACTGTTACGGGGCTTCTGGACAGTATTACCAATGAACTGAACACTGCCATTGATGAAGTGACACAGGATGTGATCATCTCCTATATTGAAGTGCTTCTCAATTACAGCAACCGTTTCTATAAGCGGCAGTTCATTACACGAAAAGCCGTAAACAGCGATTTGTTAGCTAAAATGGATCATATACTGGAAGATTACTTCAACCAGCAGGAAACATTGACGAAAGGGCTTCCTACAGTGGAATTTCTTGCTTCTGCCCTTCACCTTTCCCCACATTATCTGAGTGATATGCTAAGAAACCTTACCGGACAGAATGCACAGCAGCATATTCATGAAAAGCTGATCGAAAAAGCTAAAGAATACCTTACAACCACCAGTTTTTCAGTTTCTGAGGTAGCATATGCACTGGGATTCGAACATCCGCAATCGTTCAATAAACTGTTTAAAAAGAAAACTGATGAAACCCCTTTAAGCTACAGGCAGTCTTTTAATTAA
- a CDS encoding SDR family oxidoreductase, translating into MKTIFITGASTGLGKATAQLFQSKGWNVIATMRNPDADADLASLDNVTVLPLDVTNPEQIKSTVNKALETGDIDVVFNNAGYGLIGPLEALKDEQIVKQLDTNLLGVIRVTQAFIPYFRERKNGMFIATTSIGGLITFPLSSTYHATKWALEGWSESLAFELNPLGIDIKTVSPGGIKTDFVSRSLDTATSQAYEGMTASKFSKMEGMMDAASTPEQIAAVVYEAATDGKKQLRYVAGEDAKALYAQRLELGDEVFREQLGKQFI; encoded by the coding sequence ATGAAAACAATTTTTATAACGGGTGCTTCTACAGGATTGGGAAAAGCAACCGCTCAGTTATTTCAGAGTAAAGGGTGGAACGTCATTGCTACGATGAGAAATCCCGATGCTGATGCAGACCTGGCTTCGTTGGATAATGTAACGGTGCTTCCACTGGATGTTACCAACCCTGAACAGATAAAATCTACGGTAAATAAGGCACTTGAGACCGGGGATATTGATGTGGTTTTTAACAATGCCGGATATGGGCTTATAGGACCGCTGGAAGCTTTGAAGGATGAGCAGATCGTAAAACAGCTGGACACGAATCTGCTGGGAGTAATCCGTGTTACACAGGCCTTTATTCCTTACTTCAGAGAAAGAAAAAACGGAATGTTTATCGCTACAACTTCCATAGGCGGACTGATCACCTTTCCTTTAAGCTCTACGTATCATGCTACAAAATGGGCCCTGGAGGGTTGGAGCGAAAGCCTTGCTTTTGAGCTTAATCCGTTGGGTATTGATATCAAAACAGTTTCTCCCGGAGGAATCAAAACAGATTTCGTCAGCCGGTCTTTAGACACTGCAACAAGCCAGGCCTATGAAGGAATGACAGCTTCCAAGTTTTCTAAGATGGAAGGTATGATGGATGCCGCTTCCACCCCTGAACAGATTGCAGCAGTGGTTTATGAAGCCGCTACGGATGGTAAAAAACAACTGAGATATGTGGCGGGAGAAGATGCAAAAGCTTTGTACGCCCAGCGTCTTGAACTGGGAGACGAAGTTTTCAGGGAACAATTGGGTAAACAGTTCATATAA